GGCTCTGGCGCTGTTTCTTTCGTGGCTCATCCAGACGACCGGCCCGGCGACTGTTGCCCGTGGGATCCAGGTCGCCATCATTTTGTGGTTCTGCACGGTCTTCGCGACCTTCGCGACGGAGTACATCTTTGAAGGCCGCGGCGTGAAGATTCTCGCAATTACTTCAGGCTACTGCCTGATCGGCATGGTGCTGATGGGCGCAGTACTGGGTGGATGGACGAAGAAACTGGAGTAATTCCGGTTCAAGTTCAAAATTGACTACTTCATAAACTGTCATTTCGACCGAAGCGGCGTTAGCCGCGGAGCGGAGAAATGACAGCGCATCAACTTGATGCTTTATCGCAACTCAATCTAAAGCGGCAACTACTTCTCCGATGCTTTTCGCGCTGCCTCGAACTCATCTCCCTTGAGCCATTCGATCGGCTTCGGTGCAGACACAGCTTGCCAACCTAGTTCCATACCGAAGCGAACGAGCTTCGCGTTCCCAGCAAAGTCCCACTCCGGGTGATAGTTGTCGGAGAAATTGTGATAGTCGTGATCCACAAAGTCTTTGCTCTTCGCTTCTCCCCAAGCCAAATCGTGTCCCTCGAATAACTCTCCCTGATCGATTGAGAAGGCTGGGATTCCCACGCGAGAGAGCGAGAAATGATCGGAGCGATAGTAGGTACCTGCCTCTGGATGCGCGTCCGGAACAATCGCAAGATCAAAGCGCTTCGCCGTGGCTTCCACAGCAGAATTGAAGGTAGTGCGTTGTGCTCCGTTCACACTTACCTGTCGCGGTATTCCGAGCGGCAGAATCATGTCGTAGTTGATGTCGAGCGCGATCTGGCCTGCCGGCACAGGAGGATGCTGGCCAAGGTATTCCGAGCCGAGCAGCCCCTGCTCCTCTGCAGCAACCGCTGCAAAGATCATCGAATGTGGAGGATGAATACCGGAGGAAGCCCAGGCCCGAGCCATCTCCAATAACATGCCGCAGCCTGTAGCATTGTCGGCGGCTCCGTTGTAGATGTTGTCGCCCTCTTTGCCCGGCACCATACCCAGATGATCGTAATGGGCCGTGTACAGAACTGCTTGATCAGGCTTGTGTTCTGCGACGTTTGCACCCGGCAGAATACCAATCACATTCGGCGACTGGAAGTTGCGCACCGTGCTTTCAATATGAGCTTCGAGTCGCACCGGGAGTTCCGCTGCTTTGAAGCCTCGCTTGCCTGCGGCAGTCATCTCGGTATCGAGATCGAGGTTCGCAGCCTTGAAGAGCTGCCGGGCCACATCAAGCTGAATCCAGCTGGCGGCTGCAAGCTGTGGGTCTTTGTTGTCGCGCAGATAAGTCTTCTCGCCGGTGTTCGAGTTCTTCACAACGTCCCATCCGTAGCTGGCGAGATCGGTGCGATGAATGATGAGCGCGCCTACTGCTCCCTGGCGGGCAGCTTCCTCAAATTTGTAAGTCCACCGGCCGTAGTAAGTCAGCGCCTTACCGCCAAAGAATTTCGGGTCGTCCGAGGGCGGATCGCCCACGATGCAGAGGACGACCTTGCCTTTCACGTCTACCCCCGCATAGTCGTTCCACCCGAACTCAGGCGCTACAACACCGTAGCCAACGAAAACAATGGGTGCGTTGATATCAACCGAAGGCGTCAGCGTGCGATTGTTGACTGTGTAATCGTCACCGAACTTCAGGTCGTAGGAATAAAGCATAATCCCCATGCCGCCTTCGGGCCGCTTCGGCACCAGGGAGAAATGCGTCTTGTCTCCGAGTGTCTTGGTTCCGACAAAGTTGACCTGCTGAAGGTAGGTTCCGTTATCGCCACCGGGCTTCAGGCCATAGAGCGCAAACTGCGTAGCGATGTACTGTGCGGCGATCTCACCACCGCGAGTACCGGGAGCGCGCCCTTCCAGCAAGTCATCAGAAAGAAACTTGACGTGTGCTCGAATCTTCTCTGCGTTGACGCTGGCTTCGGCAGACTTCACTGCCGGAGGAATGGTTTGCGCGAAGACGGCGCTGGAAAGCGCCAGAAGCGGAAGTATGGCAATACGAATAGTTCTCACCTGCGGACTCCTCGAGAACGGGACGATGGCTTCAGTTTAGCTTTTTTGCGTGGCGGATCAGGCTTCTTCTCGTCCTCGGGCAGTTGGATCGAACGGACCTCCATGATGTCGAGCCGTTGAAGGGTTTTTCGGGCCAGCCCTGTCAACGGAAGCGAGCTCAGCCGACCGGTGCGTACCCAATGAAGATCAGCGTTGGCCGCAGGAATCGCCTTTCGCAGAGCACGATCATTGCGACCCTGCGGTGTATAAACCTGAACATAGTAGTTCGTGTTTGTAATGGAGTGGCGAAGACGAAGGACCGGCTCACGGTCCTGAACGGCGTCGACAGGGAGTGGCGGCAGTTCATACATCCCCGCCATCAATGTAGCGTCCTCGGCGCGCCTCTCAAGTTGCACCTCCGTGACCGGGCCGCGCTTCCTCAGCAGCAACAGATAGGCGGCTGGGCGGCTCACCTGTGCCGCGCTTGGTAAGGTGATGTGTTCTCCTCGGGTTTTGCACATGGAGAAGACAGGACAGTTAGAACAAAGCGGGGCGCGAGGAACACAGAGAGTGGCTCCCAACTCCATCATCGCCTGGTTGTGATCGCCGGCAGCATTGGACCACTCGTCAACGCGGCGTCGCGGAACCAACTCAGCAGCCTGCTTCTGCAATGTGTTTCGCGTTGCGGCGGTTCCGTCATTGTTGAGCCCTAGCAGGCGAAGCAGGACGCGTTCGACATTGCCGTCGATGACCGGGATGCTCTCGCCGAAGGCGATGCTGGCGATCGCCGCGCAGGTGTACTCGCCGATTCCCGGCAACTTTCGCAGTTCGACCGAGTTCTTGGGCAAAGCGCCTGCATGTTCCTGGACGATAAACTTCGCGGCATGATGGAGCATGCGGGCGCGACGATAGTATCCCAATCCAGACCACGCCGCGAGAACCTCCTCTTCGGAGGCCAACGCGAGCGAAAAGATGGTAGGGAATCGTTGCAGGAAGGCCTGATAGTGCTCAATCACGGCCGCGACGCGCGTCTGTTGCAACATCACTTCGGAGACCCACGTATGGTACGGGTCCGATACGCCGCGCCAGGGAAGCTCGCGGGCGTGTTCGCGATACCAGTTCATCAGCAAGCGACGGAAGGCGGATGGCTCAAGTCGCTCGATAGGAATGGCACCGGCAGTCATATTCTGCTCAACGTTTGGCTGGGGGTGCTTTCGACCTTGCATGTGGAGGACAGTCTATCGTCCTTCGCAACCAACGTACTATGGAGAATATGGCATCGGCTCCTTTTTCATCACCGAAGGTAACCAGGCGACATCTTCTGAGGCTCTCAGCCGCAGTAGCTGGAGCGAAGGTTGCAGAGCCTTTTGTACATGCGATGCAGGCAGAACCGATGCCCTCACCTTCGAACACAGAGGTTCAATGGCAGGAGACGTGGAAGGCGGCCCTGACCTGCCTCTCCGGCAATGTGCGTATGGTTCCGCGATATGACCGCCCTGTTTTGTTTGAAGGCGCCGTATACCCAGGCATCTGGCAGGAGTGCGGACCCCACGAGGGATTAGTCTACGGAACATTGTCAAAATATGTCAGCGAAAGCGATCCCGCAAAAGTTCCTCTTGCCGTAGCCAGAAACAACCACATGGCCTTCTTTGCTCTGCAGCGTGAAGACGGCCAGCTTCCTGCTTCGGTCAAAACCTCCGAGACGGGATATGGGCAAATCCAGATGGTGGTTCCTATTGCAGCGACCGCGTGGGAGCTTGTACAGCTTACGAACGACGATGAGCTGCTGGTGACCGCCTACAAAGCATGCAGTCAATGGGATGCGTGGTTACGTCGCTATCGCAATACACGAGGCACAGGCCTGGTAGAGGGCTTCTGCACCTACGACACAGGACACGACAACAGTCCGCGCTGGAAGGGCGTTCCCAATCGCTGTCCGGATGCCGATGCAAAGAAGTTTCCCACGGGGGTAGGAGTTCCCAGGCTATGCCCCGATCTTTCGGCAACCGTATACGGCGGTCGCGTTGCACTGGCAGCGATGGCCAGGACTCTGGGAAAGCACGATGAAGCAGCCCGGTGGGAGTCTGATGCGGAAGAGTTGCGCCTGCTGATTCTGTCGAAGCTCTACGATGAGAAGGACGCAGCCTTCTACGATCTGGATATCGATAACAAGTTCGTGCGCGTGCGATCGGATGTAATCAGCCGCGTGCTGGGCGAGCATGTGCTGAAGCTGAGCGAAGCGCGCGACCGCGCCATCTTCGACGCAGTGTGGACGAAGCAGATCCACAACCCGAAGGCCTTCTGGGCTCCTTACCCGCTGACGTCGGTGGCCATGGATGATCCCGCCTTTGTGAAGCCGATCCCCCGAAATAGTTGGGGCGGTGCGACCCAGGCTCTGACGGCTCTGCGAACGCCGCGTTGGATGGAGCACTACGGCAAAGGCGCTGAGATGAAACAGATGATGCAGAAGTGGTGCGAGGCCATCATGCGCCATATTGAGTTTCGCCAGCAGATGGATCCGTGGACAGGAGACTTTACGCAAATCGATCCTAGCGGATACTCTCCTGCAGCCTTGGTATTTCTGGAGTTTGCCCGCAGATTAGGGAAAGCGCCAAAGGCTTAATCCTTACCGCAGACTGCGAAGACGCTTGCAAGCTTCTGCAAGATCCTCGTCTTTTTTGGCAAAGCAAAACCGCAACAGATCTTCGCCCTTGCCTGCGCGGAAGAAGGCCGAACCAGCTACCGCAGCAACGCCAGTCTTTGCCAACAGCGATCGCGCACGTTGCGCGGCTGTCTCTCCGCTAAGTACGCTCTCCAGTCCTTTCGTTGAAGCCAGGATGTAGTACGCACCATCGGGCACGTGCGGAGACAAACCAGCATCACGCAAAGCACTGACCAGCATCTCGCGCTTGGCCTCATGATCCAATGCCAGGCGTGCATAAAAAGTCGGTCCTAGTTGTTCGATTCCCGCTGCTACGCCATGTTGGAACGGCGCGGGAGCACAGACATAGAGCAGATCATGGAAGTAGGCGATTGCAGGAAGCCATTTGGCATCAGCGATCACGTAGCCGATACGCCATCCTGTAACCGAGAATGTCTTCGAGAAGCCCGACATTACGATCGTCCGTTCGCGCATACCGTGAAGCGTTGCCGGACTGATATGCTTCGCGTCGCCATACAGAAAGTGCTCATAGATCTCGTCCGTCAGCACAAAGAGGTCATGCTCACGTGCGATCTCGGCTAGCCCTTCCAGCTCTTCGCGTGTGAAGACCTTGCCTGCGGGATTTGAGGGAGTATTCACCACGACTGCCCGCGTCTTTGGAGTGATTGCAGCGCGCACTCTGTCCAGATCGAGCTTCCACTCCGCCCCCTCCAATTCCACTGCGACCGGAGTCACACGTAGCGAACGCAACGTCCCAACGTGATACCCATAGAACGGCTCGAAGAGCAACACCTCGTCGCCGGGATTGAACAAGGCCATAGCTACTGCATGGAACGCCCCCGTTGCTCCGCTGGCCACCAGGATCTCTCGCTCCGGATCGGCCACCAGCCCCAGCGTGCTCTCAACCTTACCTGCAATCGCACGCCGTAGTCGCTGAATACCGTCAAGACGGGTATAGATATTGTGGCCGTCACGAATGGCGGCGATCGCTCCTTCGGTTACAACCTGCGGAACCTCGGTGTCACAGACTCCCTGGGCCAGATTCACGCCTCCCACGCGGTCGCTCTCCACCGACATGGCGCGAATCTCCGACTGCGCCACCCGCGGAGCCAGTTCACTCAATCCCAACCCACGTCCCTTAGCGACCTCAGCCTGTACCATCCCTGCTCCTCCGTTCCTGAGTGCTTCTATCTTACGTCCGTTGTCCAAAACGCTTACGAAAAGGAGCTGCATTGAATTGAGAGGTCTCGCATCTTCAATCCAAATAGACTCTTACCAACTCCGGGTTCGCTTGTTATCCTCACTCCACACCGACATGCGCTCTATATTTTTCATTGCGGTTCTTGCTCTCTCTGCCTCCGCAAACGCACAGTTCCAGATCCAGGACTCCCACACCACCGCAAGCCTGCGCGGTATTCATAGCCTTGGAGATGGAGTCGCATGGGCTAGCGGGACCGAAGGCACGATCCTTCGCACCATCGACGATGGCGCCACCTGGCAGCATTGCTCCATTCCATCCGGAGCCGAAAAACTCGACTTCCGCGGCGTTCAAGCTTTTGACCCGGACACCGCCATCGCCATGTCTTCGGGTAAAGGCGACCTCTCGCGGCTCTATAAGACGACGGATGGCTGTAAGACATGGAAGCTCGTCTTCACCAACCCGGATAAAGATGGCTTTTGGGATAGCATCGATCTTTCTAGCAATGGAGCGTATTGGTCAAAGGATTCTCGTTATGTTGCAGGCGTTGTTTTAGGCGATCCGGTAAATGGTTTTTTTTCTATCTTTGCGACTCAGGACGGCGGCGAGACATGGCATCGAAGGGTCATCTCTAAGACGCGAACGAAGGACTTCGATTGCAAGACTGATCCATTTCCCTCCCAAGAAAATGAGAGCGCATTTGCTGCCAGCAATCAGTCTCTCCTGTATTACAACTACTATTCATTCTTATTCGTAACTGGAGGCTCTCATGCACGCTTAGGATATCTGGATCATTTCGATCTCGACTTTTCTTTCTGCCACGACTATGCAAAGTTCATTGAGCTTCCACTTGCACAAGGAAGCGACGCGGCTGGTGCATTCGCTGTAGCAACCAAACAGTTTCCAATTAGCTCACCTTTTCAACTGATGATTGTTGGTGGAAACTACAAACGTCCCGATGACCCTAACGGCACGGCAGTTTTCCTTTCTTATCGTGACGGATTTAAACTTCCGCTTACTCCCGACTTCGACGTAGTGAAACCTCAAACCCCACCCCACGGTTATCGAAGCTCCGTCGCCTATGACGCCTCCACAAAAACATGGATCACCGTAGGCCCCAACGGTACCGACATCTCCCGCGACGACGGCAAAAACTGGCAAGCCCTCAAACCCAGCCCCACGGATGCCCCAGACGCTGACAAGAACTGGAATGCGCTCTCACTTCCCTTCGTCGTCGGGCCCAAGGGTCGCATCGGAAAACTGCGCCCGGATGCGCTCAAGCCTACGAAGTAGCGAGTGATGATTAGTAGCCGCTGTAATCGCCTGTGCTCAGGTTTTCGAAGCGCGTGTAATCCGAAAGATACGCCAACTGCACGCTGCCCGTCGGACCATTACGCTGCTTGGCGATGATGATCTCGGCCTTGCCCTTCGACTCCGGATCTTCGTCACCGTTCTCATCCTTGTTGTAGTAGCTGTCGCGATGGATGAAGCAGACAACGTCGGCATCCTGCTCGATCGAACCCGATTCACGAAGGTCCGAGAGCATGGGCTTCTTATCGCCGCCACGTTGTTCGCTCGCACGCGAAAGCTGCGAGAGCGCGATCACCGGAACCTTCATCTCCTTGGCCAGCGCCTTCAAACCGCGCGAGACCGCCGCAACCTCCTGGTTACGGTTCTCGAAGCCCTTCTTGCCCGGCCCGCCGGAAGCGGTCATCAGCTGCAGGTAGTCGATCATGATCAGATCGAGCCGGCCTTCCTGCTGCCGAAGGCGACGAGCCTTGGCTCGCATCTCTGCCAGCGTGATACCGGGAGTATCGTCGATAAACATTTTTGATTCGATCAGACGTTCAAGCGCAGAGATCAGTTTGCCTTTATCTTCCTTGCCCAGAAAGCCCGTCTGAATCTTGCGCGAGTTGACCATCGCTTCGCTGGCGAGCATACGACGCAACAGACTCTCCTTCGACATTTCGAGCGAGAAGACAGCAACAACCTTGCCGTCTCTTACCGCAGAGTTCTGCGCGATATTGATCGCCCAGGCAGTCTTTCCCATCGAGGGACGCGCCGCAATGATGATCAACTCGGAGTCCTGCAAACCGCTGGTCATGCGGTCGAACTCGATGTAATGCGTGGCCAGACCCGTGACTTCGCGGCCCTGTTCATAAAGCGCATCGATAGAACCGAAGGAAGACTTTACAATCTCGCCGACATCGGAGAAACCGCCCGTAACGGCGTGATCGGAGATCTCCATCAGACGCGTGCTGACGTTGTTGAGGACGTCGATCGCCTCCTGGCTCTGATCGGCAGCATCAACCATGCCCATATCGCAAACGGTCATCAGCTGTCGCATCAGGCTCTTGTCGCGCACAATGCGAACGTAGCTCTCGACGCTCAGTTTGCGCGGAAGCCCCTCGCTCAACGAAGCGAGATACGGGACTCCACCAATGGAATCCAGCTCCTTCTGTTTCTTGAGCTCCTCAGCAACCGTGACGATATCGACCGCATGGCCCGCCTCAGAGAGCCGTAGCATCGCTGCAAAGATGCGCCGGTGCGAATCGAGCGCGAAGTCTTCGGCAGTAAGCAGCATCGTGGCGTCGGTGATCGCCAGGGGCTCGACCAGCATTGCACCGAGAATGGTCATCTCAGCGTGAACAGACGCCGGACGTTCCTGCTGATCGCCGACTAGATGGGGAATTGCTGCCATGAACTACTTACCTTAGCGAAGAGCGGACTGTGGATACTCTTCGCTCTTGTGGACGCCGTGGAAATCTAGGCTAAGTTTATAACTTTCAAGGCTTCCGCTACTAAGAGGCGTGCCTCTGTTGGTACTAGAGGTTTACCTTGGATATCAATCAAACCCATTCGATCAGTCTCAATACCCTTGAGGTAGTTGGCTATTTCTTCAACGCTTGCATTGCCCTTTAGAAGCAACAGTATGTCACCGAGGTAGCTATCATACTCATCAGCAGCATTTGGTTCGTCTTTGACACCGATTGGATCCCATTGATCCATCAGGATGCGACGAACCTCTACCCGCAGCTCTCGGGATTTCTGCTTATCGATCACTCGCTTACTTGTGTTTGTACTCCTGGAACAGATCCGGGAATTGCTGTTTCAGCGCGGCGATTTTGGGCACATCGCAGACCTGAATATAGGGATTATCCGGGTTCTTCTCGGCGTAGTCCTGGTGATAATCTT
This portion of the Edaphobacter sp. 4G125 genome encodes:
- a CDS encoding DUF1761 domain-containing protein — encoded protein: MNGVRHYPLAIIVATLCYFGLGAVWFTMFRNAWLEGIGKTMEQLQASGVSPALAYGVALLLTLALALFLSWLIQTTGPATVARGIQVAIILWFCTVFATFATEYIFEGRGVKILAITSGYCLIGMVLMGAVLGGWTKKLE
- a CDS encoding M28 family metallopeptidase; the protein is MRTIRIAILPLLALSSAVFAQTIPPAVKSAEASVNAEKIRAHVKFLSDDLLEGRAPGTRGGEIAAQYIATQFALYGLKPGGDNGTYLQQVNFVGTKTLGDKTHFSLVPKRPEGGMGIMLYSYDLKFGDDYTVNNRTLTPSVDINAPIVFVGYGVVAPEFGWNDYAGVDVKGKVVLCIVGDPPSDDPKFFGGKALTYYGRWTYKFEEAARQGAVGALIIHRTDLASYGWDVVKNSNTGEKTYLRDNKDPQLAAASWIQLDVARQLFKAANLDLDTEMTAAGKRGFKAAELPVRLEAHIESTVRNFQSPNVIGILPGANVAEHKPDQAVLYTAHYDHLGMVPGKEGDNIYNGAADNATGCGMLLEMARAWASSGIHPPHSMIFAAVAAEEQGLLGSEYLGQHPPVPAGQIALDINYDMILPLGIPRQVSVNGAQRTTFNSAVEATAKRFDLAIVPDAHPEAGTYYRSDHFSLSRVGIPAFSIDQGELFEGHDLAWGEAKSKDFVDHDYHNFSDNYHPEWDFAGNAKLVRFGMELGWQAVSAPKPIEWLKGDEFEAARKASEK
- a CDS encoding A/G-specific adenine glycosylase, translating into MQGRKHPQPNVEQNMTAGAIPIERLEPSAFRRLLMNWYREHARELPWRGVSDPYHTWVSEVMLQQTRVAAVIEHYQAFLQRFPTIFSLALASEEEVLAAWSGLGYYRRARMLHHAAKFIVQEHAGALPKNSVELRKLPGIGEYTCAAIASIAFGESIPVIDGNVERVLLRLLGLNNDGTAATRNTLQKQAAELVPRRRVDEWSNAAGDHNQAMMELGATLCVPRAPLCSNCPVFSMCKTRGEHITLPSAAQVSRPAAYLLLLRKRGPVTEVQLERRAEDATLMAGMYELPPLPVDAVQDREPVLRLRHSITNTNYYVQVYTPQGRNDRALRKAIPAANADLHWVRTGRLSSLPLTGLARKTLQRLDIMEVRSIQLPEDEKKPDPPRKKAKLKPSSRSRGVRR
- a CDS encoding MGH1-like glycoside hydrolase domain-containing protein; this translates as MASAPFSSPKVTRRHLLRLSAAVAGAKVAEPFVHAMQAEPMPSPSNTEVQWQETWKAALTCLSGNVRMVPRYDRPVLFEGAVYPGIWQECGPHEGLVYGTLSKYVSESDPAKVPLAVARNNHMAFFALQREDGQLPASVKTSETGYGQIQMVVPIAATAWELVQLTNDDELLVTAYKACSQWDAWLRRYRNTRGTGLVEGFCTYDTGHDNSPRWKGVPNRCPDADAKKFPTGVGVPRLCPDLSATVYGGRVALAAMARTLGKHDEAARWESDAEELRLLILSKLYDEKDAAFYDLDIDNKFVRVRSDVISRVLGEHVLKLSEARDRAIFDAVWTKQIHNPKAFWAPYPLTSVAMDDPAFVKPIPRNSWGGATQALTALRTPRWMEHYGKGAEMKQMMQKWCEAIMRHIEFRQQMDPWTGDFTQIDPSGYSPAALVFLEFARRLGKAPKA
- a CDS encoding pyridoxal phosphate-dependent aminotransferase: MVQAEVAKGRGLGLSELAPRVAQSEIRAMSVESDRVGGVNLAQGVCDTEVPQVVTEGAIAAIRDGHNIYTRLDGIQRLRRAIAGKVESTLGLVADPEREILVASGATGAFHAVAMALFNPGDEVLLFEPFYGYHVGTLRSLRVTPVAVELEGAEWKLDLDRVRAAITPKTRAVVVNTPSNPAGKVFTREELEGLAEIAREHDLFVLTDEIYEHFLYGDAKHISPATLHGMRERTIVMSGFSKTFSVTGWRIGYVIADAKWLPAIAYFHDLLYVCAPAPFQHGVAAGIEQLGPTFYARLALDHEAKREMLVSALRDAGLSPHVPDGAYYILASTKGLESVLSGETAAQRARSLLAKTGVAAVAGSAFFRAGKGEDLLRFCFAKKDEDLAEACKRLRSLR
- a CDS encoding WD40/YVTN/BNR-like repeat-containing protein, whose translation is MRSIFFIAVLALSASANAQFQIQDSHTTASLRGIHSLGDGVAWASGTEGTILRTIDDGATWQHCSIPSGAEKLDFRGVQAFDPDTAIAMSSGKGDLSRLYKTTDGCKTWKLVFTNPDKDGFWDSIDLSSNGAYWSKDSRYVAGVVLGDPVNGFFSIFATQDGGETWHRRVISKTRTKDFDCKTDPFPSQENESAFAASNQSLLYYNYYSFLFVTGGSHARLGYLDHFDLDFSFCHDYAKFIELPLAQGSDAAGAFAVATKQFPISSPFQLMIVGGNYKRPDDPNGTAVFLSYRDGFKLPLTPDFDVVKPQTPPHGYRSSVAYDASTKTWITVGPNGTDISRDDGKNWQALKPSPTDAPDADKNWNALSLPFVVGPKGRIGKLRPDALKPTK
- the dnaB gene encoding replicative DNA helicase is translated as MAAIPHLVGDQQERPASVHAEMTILGAMLVEPLAITDATMLLTAEDFALDSHRRIFAAMLRLSEAGHAVDIVTVAEELKKQKELDSIGGVPYLASLSEGLPRKLSVESYVRIVRDKSLMRQLMTVCDMGMVDAADQSQEAIDVLNNVSTRLMEISDHAVTGGFSDVGEIVKSSFGSIDALYEQGREVTGLATHYIEFDRMTSGLQDSELIIIAARPSMGKTAWAINIAQNSAVRDGKVVAVFSLEMSKESLLRRMLASEAMVNSRKIQTGFLGKEDKGKLISALERLIESKMFIDDTPGITLAEMRAKARRLRQQEGRLDLIMIDYLQLMTASGGPGKKGFENRNQEVAAVSRGLKALAKEMKVPVIALSQLSRASEQRGGDKKPMLSDLRESGSIEQDADVVCFIHRDSYYNKDENGDEDPESKGKAEIIIAKQRNGPTGSVQLAYLSDYTRFENLSTGDYSGY